A portion of the Streptomyces sp. NBC_01335 genome contains these proteins:
- a CDS encoding PLP-dependent cysteine synthase family protein encodes MRYDSPLAAVGNTPLVRLPRLSPSDDVRIWAKLEDRNPTGSVKDRPALHMVEQAEKDGRLKPGCTILEPTSGNTGISLAMAAKLKGYRIVCVMPENTSQERRDLLAMWGAEIVSSPAAGGSNTAVRVAKELSAQHPDWVMLYQYGNPDNAGAHYATTGPEILADLPSVTHFVAGLGTTGTLMGVGRYLREQKPGIRIVAAEPRYDDIVYGLRNLDEGFVPELYDASVLTTRFSVGSADAVARTRELLQQEGIFAGVSTGAALHAAIGVGQKAVKAGESADIVFVVADGGWKYLSTGVYTAPTTEAAIETLHGQLWA; translated from the coding sequence ATGCGGTACGACTCCCCCCTGGCGGCCGTGGGCAACACCCCCCTGGTCCGCCTGCCGAGGCTCTCGCCCTCCGACGACGTCCGGATCTGGGCCAAGCTGGAGGACCGCAACCCCACCGGCTCGGTCAAGGACCGCCCCGCGCTCCACATGGTCGAGCAGGCGGAGAAGGACGGGCGCCTGAAGCCCGGTTGCACCATCCTGGAGCCGACCAGCGGCAACACCGGCATCTCGCTCGCCATGGCGGCCAAGCTCAAGGGCTACCGCATCGTCTGCGTCATGCCGGAGAACACCTCCCAGGAACGGCGCGACCTGCTCGCCATGTGGGGTGCCGAGATCGTCTCCTCACCGGCGGCCGGCGGCTCCAACACGGCCGTCCGCGTCGCCAAGGAGCTCTCCGCCCAGCACCCCGACTGGGTGATGCTCTACCAGTACGGCAACCCGGACAACGCGGGCGCCCACTACGCCACCACCGGACCCGAGATCCTCGCCGACCTCCCGTCCGTCACCCACTTCGTCGCGGGCCTCGGCACCACCGGCACCCTCATGGGCGTCGGCCGGTACCTCCGCGAGCAGAAGCCCGGCATCAGGATCGTCGCCGCCGAACCCCGCTACGACGACATCGTCTACGGGCTCCGCAACCTCGACGAGGGCTTCGTGCCCGAGCTGTACGACGCCTCGGTGCTGACCACCCGCTTCTCGGTCGGCTCCGCCGACGCCGTCGCCCGCACCCGCGAACTCCTCCAGCAGGAAGGCATCTTCGCCGGTGTCTCCACCGGTGCAGCCCTCCACGCGGCCATCGGCGTCGGCCAGAAGGCCGTCAAGGCCGGGGAGAGCGCGGACATCGTCTTCGTCGTCGCGGACGGCGGCTGGAAGTACCTCTCGACCGGCGTCTACACGGCCCCGACCACGGAAGCCGCCATCGAGACCCTGCACGGCCAGCTCTGGGCCTGA
- a CDS encoding immune inhibitor A domain-containing protein → MAASAATASTFFVAQAAQSTTPAGTSITKSHDPAPEKAEEHNLEGPFSEKQNSERQAALEQVISGDKKVTDRGGSKVVKLDDKKYVELGREKTDKIFTILVEFGDQVDNSTMFDPDGSGPEAPVVKFGGTPGPAHNQIAQPDPKKDNSTAWQADYNQAHFQELYFGTSATSNSLTKYYEKTSSGRYSVNGEVSDWVKIPYNEARYGSNYCGASSCASVWDAVRDGVNAWTADQKAKGSTTEQIKADLAQYDQWDRYDYDADGNFNEPDGYIDHFQMVHAGEDESAGGGVQGENAIWAHRWYAYGTNAGATGPTGNKAGGAQIGDTGIWVGDYTVQPENGGLGVFAHEYAHDLGLPDLYDTSGAGENSVGFWSLMSAGSWLGRGQGEIGDTPGDMTAWDKLQLGWLDYDTAKAATNSSHKLGVSEYNTANKQALVVNLPDKEVTTSVVTPAQGAKQWWSGSGDNLSNTLTRSVDLTGKTSASLDLSGWYDIEAEYDYLYTEVSTDGGANWTAIDGTADGKELPRDASDKPALTDASGVYKKLSYPLDAYAGKKIDLRFRYASDGGVAGKGFTADALTISADGAVIFSDDAEGDDNGWTSKGFSRIGASFTNDYPQYYIAENRQYTSYDETLKVGPYNFGFSTTRPDWVEHYAYQNGLMVWLWDTSQADNNTSAHPGQGLILPVDSHAKPLKWTDGTILRNKIQPFDAPFSWYPNQGFTLHNADVALKIKPTLGVPVFDDHKGTYWYAENPTGSVKVSDTNTRLTIVNEPLNGSTITVKVGPSTK, encoded by the coding sequence ATGGCCGCGAGCGCGGCCACCGCGTCGACGTTCTTCGTCGCGCAGGCGGCGCAGTCGACGACGCCGGCCGGCACGTCCATCACCAAGAGCCACGACCCGGCTCCGGAGAAGGCCGAAGAGCACAACCTCGAAGGCCCGTTCAGCGAGAAGCAGAACAGCGAACGCCAGGCGGCGCTGGAACAGGTCATCTCGGGCGACAAGAAGGTGACCGACCGCGGCGGCTCCAAGGTCGTCAAGCTCGACGACAAGAAGTACGTCGAGCTCGGCCGCGAGAAGACCGACAAGATCTTCACCATCCTGGTCGAGTTCGGTGACCAGGTGGACAACTCGACGATGTTCGACCCGGACGGCTCCGGCCCCGAGGCGCCGGTCGTCAAGTTCGGCGGCACGCCGGGTCCGGCGCACAACCAGATCGCCCAGCCCGACCCGAAGAAGGACAACAGCACCGCCTGGCAGGCCGATTACAACCAGGCGCACTTCCAGGAGCTGTACTTCGGCACCAGCGCGACCTCCAACTCGCTGACCAAGTACTACGAGAAGACCTCGTCCGGCCGCTACTCGGTCAACGGCGAGGTCTCCGACTGGGTCAAGATCCCTTACAACGAAGCCCGTTACGGCTCCAACTACTGCGGCGCCAGCAGCTGCGCCAGCGTGTGGGACGCCGTCCGCGACGGCGTCAACGCGTGGACCGCCGACCAGAAGGCCAAGGGCTCCACCACGGAGCAGATCAAGGCCGACCTGGCCCAGTACGACCAGTGGGACCGCTACGACTACGACGCCGACGGCAACTTCAACGAGCCCGACGGCTACATCGACCACTTCCAGATGGTCCACGCGGGCGAGGACGAGTCGGCGGGCGGCGGTGTCCAGGGCGAGAACGCCATCTGGGCGCACCGCTGGTACGCGTACGGCACCAACGCCGGGGCGACCGGCCCGACCGGCAACAAGGCGGGTGGCGCGCAGATCGGCGACACCGGCATCTGGGTCGGCGACTACACCGTCCAGCCCGAGAACGGCGGACTGGGCGTCTTCGCCCACGAGTACGCCCACGACCTCGGTCTGCCGGACCTCTACGACACCTCCGGTGCCGGCGAGAACTCGGTCGGCTTCTGGTCCCTGATGTCGGCGGGCTCCTGGCTCGGCCGCGGCCAGGGCGAGATCGGTGACACCCCCGGCGACATGACCGCCTGGGACAAGCTGCAACTCGGCTGGCTGGACTACGACACGGCGAAGGCCGCGACCAACTCCAGCCACAAGCTGGGCGTTTCGGAGTACAACACGGCCAACAAGCAGGCGCTGGTCGTCAACCTTCCCGACAAGGAGGTCACGACCTCCGTCGTCACGCCCGCCCAGGGCGCCAAGCAGTGGTGGAGCGGCAGCGGCGACAACCTGTCGAACACGCTGACCCGTTCGGTCGACCTGACCGGCAAGACGTCCGCCTCGCTCGACCTCTCGGGCTGGTACGACATCGAGGCCGAGTACGACTACCTCTACACCGAGGTTTCCACCGACGGCGGCGCCAACTGGACCGCCATCGACGGCACGGCCGACGGCAAGGAGCTGCCGCGCGACGCCAGCGACAAGCCGGCCCTGACCGACGCGTCCGGCGTGTACAAGAAGCTCTCGTACCCGCTCGACGCCTACGCGGGCAAGAAGATCGACCTCCGCTTCCGCTACGCCTCCGACGGCGGAGTGGCCGGAAAGGGCTTCACCGCCGACGCGCTCACCATCAGCGCCGACGGTGCCGTGATCTTCTCGGACGACGCCGAGGGCGACGACAACGGCTGGACGTCGAAGGGCTTCTCGCGGATCGGCGCGTCGTTCACCAACGACTACCCGCAGTACTACATCGCCGAGAACCGGCAGTACACCTCGTACGACGAGACCCTCAAGGTCGGCCCGTACAACTTCGGCTTCTCCACCACCCGCCCGGACTGGGTCGAGCACTACGCGTACCAGAACGGCCTGATGGTCTGGCTGTGGGACACCTCGCAGGCGGACAACAACACCTCCGCCCACCCGGGCCAGGGCCTCATCCTGCCGGTCGACTCGCACGCCAAGCCGCTGAAGTGGACCGACGGAACGATCCTGCGCAACAAGATCCAGCCGTTCGACGCCCCGTTCAGCTGGTACCCGAACCAGGGCTTCACGCTCCACAACGCGGACGTGGCGCTGAAGATCAAGCCGACCCTCGGCGTCCCGGTCTTCGACGACCACAAGGGCACCTACTGGTACGCGGAGAACCCGACCGGAAGCGTCAAGGTCTCTGACACCAACACGCGCCTCACCATCGTCAACGAGCCGCTCAACGGCTCGACGATCACCGTGAAGGTCGGCCCCTCGACCAAGTAA
- a CDS encoding DUF2017 domain-containing protein encodes MAGHFEATPDGGAAVALDEVEISILRSLAVQLLELVGPGDQAAEGSDPLAALFAEGPSEPPTDPALARLFPDAYGDDDKELREASSEFRRFTEIDLRARKREDALAVVRSLDSVTTDEDGSGELRLTADESRQWLGALNDLRLTIGTRLEVGDDDQGQEGSLYRLPDSDPRKPMVLAYLWLGALQETLVETLMS; translated from the coding sequence ATGGCCGGCCACTTCGAGGCCACCCCCGACGGCGGCGCGGCCGTCGCGCTCGACGAGGTGGAGATCTCCATCCTGCGCTCCCTCGCCGTCCAGCTGCTCGAACTCGTCGGCCCCGGGGACCAGGCCGCCGAGGGATCGGACCCGCTCGCCGCCCTCTTCGCCGAAGGCCCCAGCGAACCGCCCACCGACCCCGCCCTCGCCCGACTCTTCCCCGACGCGTACGGCGACGACGACAAGGAACTGCGCGAAGCCTCCTCCGAGTTCCGCCGCTTCACCGAGATCGACCTGCGCGCCCGCAAGCGCGAGGACGCCCTCGCCGTCGTACGCTCCCTCGACTCCGTCACCACCGACGAGGACGGCAGCGGCGAACTCCGCCTCACCGCCGACGAGTCCCGCCAGTGGCTCGGCGCCCTCAACGACCTGCGCCTCACCATCGGCACCCGGCTGGAGGTCGGCGACGACGACCAGGGCCAGGAGGGCTCCCTCTACCGGCTCCCCGACAGCGACCCGCGCAAGCCGATGGTGCTCGCCTACCTCTGGCTCGGCGCCCTCCAGGAGACCCTCGTCGAAACCCTGATGTCCTGA
- a CDS encoding nicotinate phosphoribosyltransferase: MNSADLGRRVGVPSTALFTDQYELTMVQAALKAGTADRRSVFEAFTRRLPEGRRYGVLAGTGRVLDAVENFHFDDEMIAFLRQQEVVDEPTLEWLAGFRFSGDIWGYPEGEVYFPGSPVLRVEGSFAECVLLETVVLSILNHDSAIAAAASRMSAAAGGRGLIEMGARRTHELAAVASARAAYVGGFHTTSDLAAGFRYGIPTVGTSAHAFTLLHDTERDAFRAQVESLGRGTTLLVDTFDVAEAVRTAVEVAGPELGAVRIDSGDLLLVAHRVRQQLDELGATETKIVVTSDLDEYAIASLAAAPVDAYGVGTQLVTGSGSPTCSMVYKLVARAASADPAAPLTPVAKKSLGAKSSMGGRKWAARRLDAQGVAEAEVVGTGPVPAELAGQELLVELVRGGEVVARESLEAARERHIAARAALPMSALQLSRGEPVLPTEYV; encoded by the coding sequence ATGAACTCAGCGGACCTGGGGCGACGGGTCGGAGTGCCGTCGACCGCACTCTTCACCGACCAGTACGAACTCACGATGGTGCAGGCGGCCCTCAAGGCGGGCACGGCCGACCGGCGCTCCGTCTTCGAGGCGTTCACCCGGCGGCTGCCCGAGGGGCGGCGGTACGGCGTCCTGGCGGGGACCGGACGGGTGCTGGACGCCGTGGAGAACTTCCACTTCGACGACGAGATGATCGCGTTCCTGCGCCAGCAGGAGGTCGTGGACGAGCCGACCCTCGAATGGCTGGCGGGCTTCCGCTTCAGCGGTGACATCTGGGGCTACCCGGAGGGCGAGGTCTACTTCCCCGGCTCACCGGTGCTCCGGGTGGAGGGCTCGTTCGCCGAGTGCGTGCTGCTGGAGACGGTGGTGCTGTCGATCCTCAACCACGACTCGGCCATCGCCGCCGCCGCGTCCCGGATGTCGGCCGCGGCGGGCGGCCGGGGCCTGATCGAGATGGGGGCGCGCCGTACGCACGAGCTGGCGGCGGTCGCCTCCGCCCGCGCCGCGTACGTGGGCGGCTTCCACACCACGTCCGACCTGGCGGCGGGCTTCCGCTACGGCATCCCGACCGTGGGTACCAGCGCGCACGCCTTCACCCTGCTGCACGACACCGAGCGGGACGCCTTCCGGGCGCAGGTGGAGTCGCTGGGCCGGGGCACCACGCTGCTGGTGGACACCTTCGACGTGGCCGAGGCGGTCCGTACGGCCGTGGAGGTCGCCGGACCCGAGCTGGGCGCCGTACGCATCGACTCCGGGGACCTGCTGCTGGTCGCTCACCGGGTGCGGCAGCAGCTGGACGAGCTGGGCGCGACGGAGACGAAGATCGTGGTCACCTCGGACCTGGACGAGTACGCCATCGCCTCGCTGGCCGCCGCGCCGGTGGACGCGTACGGGGTGGGGACGCAGCTGGTCACCGGCAGCGGCAGCCCGACCTGTTCGATGGTCTACAAGCTGGTGGCGCGGGCCGCGTCCGCCGATCCGGCCGCTCCGCTGACGCCGGTGGCGAAGAAGTCGCTGGGCGCCAAGTCGTCGATGGGCGGGCGCAAGTGGGCGGCCCGCCGCCTCGACGCGCAGGGCGTCGCCGAGGCGGAGGTGGTCGGCACCGGTCCCGTACCGGCGGAGCTGGCCGGCCAGGAGCTGCTGGTGGAGCTGGTGCGGGGCGGCGAGGTGGTGGCCCGGGAGTCGCTGGAGGCGGCCCGCGAGCGGCACATCGCGGCGCGCGCGGCGCTCCCGATGTCGGCGTTGCAGCTGTCCCGGGGCGAGCCGGTGCTGCCGACCGAGTACGTCTGA
- a CDS encoding M67 family metallopeptidase, protein MLTLTQALYDRIVAHARADHPDEACGVVAGPAGTGRAERFIPMLNAARSPTFYEFDSGDLLKLYREMDDRDEEPVVVYHSHTATEAYPSRTDVTYANEPEAHYVLVSTADTDEAGPFQFRSYRIVDGVITEEDVEIVAAY, encoded by the coding sequence ATGCTGACCCTCACCCAGGCCCTGTACGACAGAATCGTCGCGCACGCCCGCGCCGACCACCCCGACGAGGCGTGCGGCGTGGTCGCGGGACCGGCCGGCACGGGCCGCGCCGAGCGCTTCATCCCGATGCTCAACGCCGCCCGCTCGCCCACGTTCTACGAGTTCGACTCGGGCGACCTCCTCAAGCTCTACCGCGAGATGGACGACCGCGACGAGGAGCCGGTCGTCGTCTACCACTCGCACACCGCGACCGAGGCCTACCCCTCGCGCACCGACGTGACGTACGCCAACGAGCCGGAAGCCCACTACGTCCTCGTCTCCACCGCCGACACCGACGAGGCGGGCCCGTTCCAGTTCCGCTCGTACCGCATCGTGGACGGTGTGATCACGGAGGAAGACGTGGAGATCGTCGCGGCCTACTGA
- a CDS encoding amino acid permease translates to MTSAEVDSGQPDRDSAGAHGNGEGYQRGLGARQIQMIAIGGAIGTGLFLGAGKAIAKAGPSLILAYAVAGLVIFFIMRALGELLMYRPVSGSFSEYAREFVGPFAGFVTGWTYWLFWVVTGITEVTAGAQYMTYWFNIPQWVSALFFTLVLYGVNLISVKVFGELEFWFSMVKVTAILGMILICAGILTLGFSDAGETASVTHLWSDGGFFPHGISGTLMTLQIVMFAFLAVELVGVTAGESKDPKTVLPKAINTVPWRIAVFYVGALIMILSVVPWAEFEPGVSPFVAAFQKMGLGVGAGIVNFVVLTAALSSCNSGMYSTGRMLRDLALNGQGPRAFTRLTRSGTPLVGTTFSAALMLAGVWVNYQWPGQAFTYVVSFATISGMWAWIMILVCQLRYRARADRGELPHSAFRAPGSPYTSGFALAFIGVVVVMMAIDKDTRISLYCAPFWALLLGVSYLALRSRDPQNAAFAKR, encoded by the coding sequence ATGACATCCGCAGAGGTCGACAGTGGGCAGCCGGACCGGGATTCCGCCGGCGCCCACGGAAACGGCGAGGGTTACCAGCGCGGCCTGGGCGCCCGCCAGATCCAGATGATCGCGATCGGCGGAGCCATCGGCACCGGGCTCTTCCTCGGCGCGGGCAAGGCCATCGCCAAGGCCGGGCCCAGCCTGATCCTCGCCTACGCCGTAGCGGGCCTGGTCATCTTCTTCATCATGCGCGCCCTCGGCGAACTCCTCATGTACCGGCCGGTGTCGGGCTCCTTCTCGGAGTACGCGCGCGAATTCGTCGGCCCCTTCGCCGGATTCGTCACCGGCTGGACGTACTGGCTCTTCTGGGTCGTCACCGGAATCACCGAAGTGACCGCCGGCGCCCAGTACATGACCTACTGGTTCAACATTCCGCAGTGGGTCTCCGCACTGTTCTTCACCCTGGTGCTGTACGGAGTCAACCTCATCTCCGTGAAGGTGTTCGGCGAGCTCGAATTCTGGTTCTCGATGGTCAAGGTGACCGCCATCCTCGGCATGATCCTCATCTGCGCCGGAATTCTCACCCTCGGTTTCTCCGACGCCGGGGAGACCGCCTCCGTCACCCATCTCTGGTCCGACGGCGGGTTCTTCCCGCACGGCATCAGCGGCACCCTGATGACCCTGCAGATCGTCATGTTCGCCTTCCTCGCCGTCGAGTTGGTCGGCGTCACCGCCGGTGAGTCCAAGGACCCGAAGACCGTGCTGCCCAAGGCGATCAACACCGTGCCCTGGCGCATCGCCGTCTTCTACGTCGGCGCGCTGATCATGATCCTGTCGGTGGTGCCGTGGGCCGAATTCGAGCCCGGCGTCTCCCCGTTCGTCGCCGCCTTCCAGAAGATGGGCCTCGGCGTCGGCGCCGGGATCGTCAACTTCGTCGTCCTCACCGCCGCCCTGTCGTCCTGCAACTCCGGGATGTACTCCACCGGGCGCATGCTCCGCGACCTCGCCCTCAACGGCCAGGGCCCCCGCGCCTTCACGCGGCTCACCCGCAGCGGCACCCCGCTCGTCGGCACCACCTTCTCGGCCGCCCTCATGCTGGCCGGCGTCTGGGTCAACTACCAGTGGCCCGGACAGGCGTTCACCTACGTCGTCTCCTTCGCCACCATCTCCGGCATGTGGGCCTGGATCATGATCCTCGTCTGCCAGCTCCGCTACCGCGCCCGCGCCGACCGCGGCGAACTCCCGCACTCCGCGTTCCGGGCCCCCGGCTCCCCGTACACCAGCGGCTTCGCCCTCGCCTTCATCGGCGTGGTCGTCGTGATGATGGCCATCGACAAGGACACCCGGATCTCGCTCTACTGCGCCCCGTTCTGGGCGCTCCTCCTCGGCGTCTCCTACCTGGCACTCAGGTCCCGCGACCCGCAGAACGCGGCCTTCGCCAAGCGCTGA
- a CDS encoding DUF7916 family protein, which yields MGAIGTSQEGAHTDVVPQLALNAKEIGIDAHRIGDAFLPGTGDPELLYAYSVAVRGRRHTWEPDGAERSRQPQVLSPCLCRYRFLGRV from the coding sequence ATGGGGGCGATCGGTACGAGCCAGGAGGGCGCGCACACGGACGTGGTGCCCCAGCTGGCCCTGAACGCCAAGGAGATCGGGATCGACGCCCATCGCATCGGGGACGCGTTCCTGCCGGGGACGGGCGATCCGGAGCTGCTGTACGCGTACTCCGTTGCGGTCCGCGGGCGTCGGCACACCTGGGAACCGGATGGCGCTGAGCGGTCGCGGCAGCCGCAGGTCCTGAGCCCGTGCCTGTGCCGATACCGATTCCTAGGCCGTGTCTGA
- a CDS encoding isochorismatase family protein — protein MHRALIVVDVQNDFCEGGSLAVAGGADVAAAITDLIGEAQAGYRHVVATRDHHVDPGDHFSATPDFEHSWPVHCVAGTEGVGFHPNFAPAVASGAIDAVFDKGAYAAAYSGFEGLDENAVGLAQWLRDHQVTEVDVVGIATDHCVRATALDAAREGFATQVLLDLTAGVAAPTTARALEELRAAGVALSGEPVVA, from the coding sequence ATGCACCGCGCGTTGATCGTCGTGGACGTTCAGAACGATTTCTGTGAGGGCGGCAGCCTCGCCGTCGCCGGTGGCGCCGACGTGGCCGCCGCGATCACCGATCTGATCGGTGAGGCCCAGGCCGGTTACCGCCACGTGGTGGCCACCCGGGACCACCACGTCGACCCGGGCGACCACTTCTCGGCCACGCCCGACTTCGAGCACTCGTGGCCGGTGCACTGCGTGGCGGGTACGGAGGGGGTGGGGTTCCACCCGAACTTCGCGCCCGCCGTGGCCTCCGGGGCGATCGACGCGGTGTTCGACAAGGGTGCGTACGCGGCGGCGTACAGCGGTTTCGAGGGGCTCGACGAGAACGCGGTGGGGCTGGCGCAGTGGCTCCGCGACCACCAGGTCACCGAGGTGGACGTGGTGGGCATCGCCACCGACCACTGCGTGCGGGCGACCGCGCTGGACGCGGCGCGCGAGGGCTTCGCCACCCAGGTGCTGCTGGACCTGACGGCGGGTGTCGCGGCGCCCACCACCGCGCGGGCCTTGGAGGAGCTCCGCGCGGCGGGTGTGGCGCTGTCGGGCGAGCCGGTCGTCGCCTGA
- a CDS encoding MBL fold metallo-hydrolase, with amino-acid sequence MKLTVVGCSGSFPSAGSACSSYLVEADGFRLLLDMGNGALGELQRHVGLYDLDAVFLSHLHADHCIDMCAYFVVRYYPNDGTRPAPLPVYGPEGTERRLTTAHADTPSERAMGEVFDFRTLKPGWFEIGPFTVRTEKLCHPVDTFGIRIEHGGRSLTYSGDTGACESLDELAEDADLFLCEASFVHGKEDIPDLHLNGREAGECAARARAGRLVLTHIPPWTDAERNIEDAREVYAGPVELAVPGAVYEI; translated from the coding sequence ATGAAGCTCACCGTCGTCGGCTGCTCCGGCTCCTTCCCGTCCGCGGGATCGGCCTGTTCGAGCTACCTCGTAGAGGCCGACGGCTTCCGGCTGCTCCTCGACATGGGCAACGGCGCCCTCGGCGAGCTCCAGCGCCACGTCGGCCTGTACGACCTCGACGCCGTCTTCCTCAGCCACCTGCACGCCGACCACTGCATCGACATGTGCGCGTACTTCGTGGTGCGCTACTACCCGAACGACGGCACCCGCCCCGCCCCGCTCCCCGTGTACGGCCCCGAGGGCACCGAGCGCCGGCTGACCACCGCCCACGCCGACACCCCGTCCGAACGCGCCATGGGCGAGGTCTTCGACTTCCGCACGCTCAAGCCCGGCTGGTTCGAGATCGGCCCCTTCACCGTCCGCACGGAGAAGCTCTGCCACCCCGTCGACACCTTCGGCATCCGGATCGAACACGGCGGCCGCTCCCTCACCTACTCCGGCGACACCGGAGCCTGCGAGTCCCTGGACGAACTCGCCGAGGACGCCGACCTCTTCCTGTGCGAAGCATCGTTCGTCCACGGCAAGGAGGACATCCCCGACCTCCACCTCAACGGACGCGAGGCCGGGGAGTGCGCCGCCCGCGCCCGCGCCGGACGGCTGGTACTCACCCACATCCCGCCGTGGACCGACGCCGAACGCAACATCGAGGACGCCCGCGAGGTCTACGCAGGCCCCGTCGAGCTCGCCGTACCGGGCGCCGTCTACGAGATCTGA
- the clpS gene encoding ATP-dependent Clp protease adapter ClpS: MGGVSVASPVEIERPESAEETFAVPEPDVPWVTLVHNDPVNLMSYVTYVFQAYFGYSKDKAHKLMLDVHQKGRAVVSSGSREEMERDVQAMHGYGLWATLTQDRN; encoded by the coding sequence ATGGGAGGGGTGAGCGTCGCTTCCCCCGTAGAGATCGAACGTCCCGAGTCGGCCGAGGAGACCTTCGCCGTCCCCGAGCCCGACGTCCCCTGGGTGACGCTGGTGCACAACGACCCGGTCAACCTCATGAGCTACGTGACGTACGTCTTCCAGGCGTACTTCGGCTACTCCAAGGACAAGGCCCACAAGCTCATGCTCGACGTGCACCAGAAGGGCCGCGCCGTCGTCTCCAGCGGAAGCCGCGAGGAGATGGAGCGCGACGTCCAGGCCATGCACGGCTACGGGCTCTGGGCCACACTCACCCAGGACCGCAACTGA
- a CDS encoding type II toxin-antitoxin system PemK/MazF family toxin, whose amino-acid sequence METYWWVILAVLVVLALVASVVDGRGRSGARRRGGERGAGRRTGARPGGRTGPPGRPSEPGRGVGAGRGRGAGRVPEPGEIWWAEVPYEDGPGSKDRPCLVLSVRGGRAVVAKITSKHHEERPGVIALPDGTVGDARGRRSFLETDELREVAVDGFRRRVGRVDAELWGRVRGLG is encoded by the coding sequence ATGGAAACGTACTGGTGGGTGATTCTGGCCGTGCTGGTCGTGCTGGCGCTGGTGGCGTCGGTGGTGGACGGCCGGGGCCGGAGCGGTGCGCGGCGCCGGGGCGGTGAACGGGGTGCGGGGCGCCGTACGGGTGCCCGTCCGGGTGGTCGCACCGGGCCGCCGGGCCGTCCGTCGGAGCCGGGGCGGGGAGTCGGGGCAGGCCGGGGCCGTGGGGCGGGCCGGGTTCCGGAACCGGGTGAGATCTGGTGGGCCGAGGTGCCGTACGAGGACGGGCCGGGGTCGAAGGACCGGCCGTGCCTGGTGCTGTCGGTACGGGGCGGCCGGGCGGTCGTCGCGAAGATCACCAGTAAGCACCACGAGGAGCGGCCGGGGGTGATCGCGCTGCCGGACGGGACGGTGGGGGACGCGCGGGGGCGGCGGAGTTTCCTGGAGACGGACGAGCTGCGGGAGGTCGCGGTGGACGGCTTCCGGCGGCGGGTGGGCCGGGTGGACGCGGAGCTGTGGGGGCGGGTGCGGGGGCTGGGGTGA
- a CDS encoding putative leader peptide: MVSHDVSEMTPGALLVARLHVDLCRHSSAICPGRGLPTGPTA, from the coding sequence ATGGTTTCCCATGACGTGAGCGAAATGACGCCGGGCGCACTGCTCGTCGCGCGGCTGCACGTCGACCTGTGCAGGCATTCCAGTGCGATCTGTCCCGGTCGCGGCCTGCCCACCGGGCCCACGGCCTGA
- a CDS encoding MoaD/ThiS family protein: protein MAIEVRIPTILRTYTDGAKAVEGSGETLAELFHDLETRHNGIRERIVDGEQLRRFVNVYLNDEDVRFLDGIATKLSDGDNVTILPAVAGGMR from the coding sequence ATGGCCATCGAGGTCCGCATCCCGACCATCCTTCGCACCTACACCGACGGCGCCAAGGCGGTCGAAGGCAGTGGCGAGACCCTCGCCGAGCTCTTCCACGACCTGGAGACCCGGCACAACGGCATCCGTGAGCGCATCGTCGACGGCGAGCAGCTCCGCCGGTTCGTGAACGTCTACCTCAACGACGAGGACGTCCGCTTCCTCGACGGCATCGCGACCAAGCTCAGCGACGGCGACAACGTCACCATCCTCCCGGCCGTCGCCGGCGGCATGCGCTGA